CATCGCCAGCAGCCGCGCCGGATCGGCCAGGAGCGCCTCGACCTCGGTCCGCAGCCGCGCGGCGTCGAGCTCCGCGTCCGGCACCAGCACCGCCGCGCCCGCGTCGACCATCCACCGCGCGTTGGCGGTCTGGTGGTCGGCCGTCGCGTGCGGGTACGGCACGAGCACCGCCGGCTTGGCGTGCGCCGCCACCTCGAAGATCGAACCGCCGGCCCGGGCGACGACGAGGTCGCAGGCGGCCAGCGCGTCACCGAAGGGCGCGATGTAGTCGCGCAGGTCATAGCCCGCCGGCGGGGGGTCGCCCAGGCGCGAGCGCAGCAGCGCGAAGTCCCGCCTGCCACAGGCGTGCAGGACCTTGAAGTCGGCGCCGGCCAGGCCCTCGACCGCCGCCTCGTTGATCGAGCGCGCGCCCAGCGACCCGCCGAAGACCAGGACGCAGGTGTCGTCCGCAGCCAGGCCGAAGCGCGCGCGGGCCGCGCCCACGTCGGTCTGCGGCGCCGGGACCGGCCGGCCGAGCACCCGGAAGCGCTCGCCCTCCAGCCCCGCGATCGGGAAGGCGAGGCAGACCCGCCGCGCCCAGCGCGCCAGCAGCCGGTTCGAGACGCCCAGGTGCGAGTCGGCCTCCGTGAGCACGAGCGGCACGCGCCGGCGCACCGCCGCCGCCCCCGCCACGCCGGCGACGTAGCCGCCGCCGCCCATGACCGCCGCCGGCCGCAGCTCGCCCAGCAGCCGCGAGCAGGCCGCGACCGCGCCCCCGGCCCGCAGCACCGCCCGGGCCGCCTTCAGCGGGTTCGAGCGGCTGATGCCCTCGACGCGGACGCGCCGCAGCTCGTAGCCGGCCTCGGGGACGAGCTGCGCCTCGGCGCGCTCGCCGCCCACGAAGACGACGCGGACGTCCGCCTCAGCCCGCAGCGCGTCGGCCACCGCGAGGGCCGGCACGACGTGCCCCGCGGTCCCGCCTGCTGCGATCACGATCGTCGGCGTCTCGGTCACTGCGGCGGGATCCTTGCGGAACGACCTTGAGGTGCGCGTGCCCGCCGCGGGCGATGTTCAGCAGCACGCCCATGGACGCCAGCAGGACGATGAGGTTCGTCGAGCCGTAGGAGATGAACGGCAGCGGCACGCCGGTGAGGGGCGCGAGGCCCAGGACGGTGAAGACGTTGAGCGTCGCCTGGCAGAGCACGAGCGACGTGAGGCCTGCGGCGACGAGCTTCGCGTAGGTCCCGCGGGCCGCCTTGGCGACCCGCAGGCCGGCGTAGGCCAGCAGGCCGTAGAGGAACAGCAGCGCCAGGACGCCGACCACGCCGACCTCCTCGCCGACGATGGCGAGGATGAAGTCCGTGTGGGCCTCGGGCAGGAAGAGGTTCTTGGCCTGCGACTCGCCCAGGCCGCGCCCGAAGAAGCCGCCGGACCCCAGCGCGATCTGGCCCTGGACGGACTGGAAGCCCTCGTCGGCCGCGTGCGCCCACGGGTCGAGGAACGTCATGAGTCGGTCGCGCCGGTACGGCGCGCTCAGGGCGTAGAGCAGGACCGCGAAGGCCCCGGCGCCGGACGCCATGCCGAGGATCCGCAGCGGGACGCCGGCCGCCACGAGCAGCGCCATGGTGGTGAAGGCGATCACGAGCGCCGTCCCGAGGTCGGGCTGGGAGGCGATGAGGACCATCGCCATGCCCGCCACGACCGCCAGGGGCACGAGCTCGCGCGGGGTGCGCGCGCGCCGCGGCCGCTCGGCCAGGAGCTTGGCGCAGTAGAGGACGAGCGCGAGCTTCATGAGCTCGGAGGGCTGGAACTGCAGCGGTCCCGGCCCCATCCAGCGCCGCGCGCCGTTGATCTCGACGCCGATGCCCGGGACCTTCACGAGCACGAGCAGCGTGAAGGCCAGCGCCAGGAACATCCCGGTGAGCTTGGGCAGCAGCCGCAGGTCGAGCCGGGCGACGACGTACATCGCCGCGAGGCCGATCGTCCCGCGCAGGACGTACTGGACGAGGTAGTGGGTGCCGTCGCCCTGCTCGCTCAGCACGGAGCGCGCGCTCGAGGCGCTGAAGACCATCACCGCGCCGGCGGCGAGGAGGCACAGGATCGCCGTGAGCAGGATCCGTTCCTCGACGGTCTGCTCGGCGGCGGGGCGGCGGCGGAACCCCATCAAGCCGGGGGTTCGACCCCCGCCGCCGGAGTCCTCCCCTTCTTATGACAAGCCGGACACGATGGCCCGGAACGCGTCGCCGCGGGCCTCGAAGTCGGCGAACTGGTCGAACGACGCGCAGGCCGGCGAGAGCAGGACGACCTCCCCCGGCCGGGCCGCCGCCCGCGCCGCCGCGACGGCGTGCTCGAGGTCGCCGCGCAGCTCGCCGGTGCCGATCGCCTCACGGATCAGCTCGGCGTCCTCGCCGATGAGGTGCACCGAGGCGCAGCCGGCCGTGGGCGCGCGCAGCGGGCCGAAGTCCTGGGCCTTGCCCTGCCCGCCCAGGACGAGGTGGACGGGCTCCTCGAAGGACTGCAGCGCCACGAGCGTCGAGGCGACGTTCGTCGCCTTCGAGTCGTTGACGTAGACCACGCCGTCGACCCGGCCCACCTCCTCGAGGCGGTGCGGCACGCCCGCGAAGGTCCGCAGCGCCTCGCGGACGGCGTCGAGCTCGATCCCCCGCGCCAGCGACACCGCCGCCGCGGCCATCGCGTTGGCCAGGTTGTGGCCGCCTCGCAGGCGGACCTCGTCCTCGCCCATGAGCCGCGCGCCGCGCCACCGCAGGTCGCCGTGCTCGTCGAGGCGCAGGTCGTCCTCGGCCTCCTCGCCCCACAGCACGACCTGCGCGCGGCCGCCGACCATGCCGACCAGCTCGCGCGGCACGACCGCGACGTCGCCGGGGCCCTGGTTGGCGAAGATCCGCGCCTTCGCGCCGCGGTAGTCCTCGAAGGTCCCGTGGCGGTCGAGGTGGTCGGGCTGCACGTTGAGGCACAGCGCCGCGTCGGGCGAGAAGTCGACGGTGTCCTCGAGCTGGAAGGACGAGCACTCGACGACCGCCACGCCGTCCTCGGGCAGCGTGCCCACGACGTCGCTGAGCGCCGTCCCGACGTTGCCGGCGACGACGACCGGGATGCCCGCCGTGCGGTGGACGTGGCCGAGCAGCTCGACGGTCGTCGTCTTGCCGTTCGTGCCGGTGACCGCGACGACGGGACGTCCCAACGCCTTCCACGCGACCTCGAGCTCGCCGAGCACCGGGATCCCGCGCCGGCGCGCCTCCACGACCACCGGGGCCTCGCGCGGGACGCCGGGCGACTTGACCACGAGGTCGACGCGGTCCAACAGGGCGACGCCGTCGGTGGCGAGGTGCAGCTCGACGTCCGGGCCGAGGTCGACCTCCGGGGTGCCGCGGTCGGTGGCGAGCACGGTCTCGCCCTGCGAGCGCAGCAGCCGGGCCGCCGCGGCGCCCGACCGCGCGAGCCCGACCACCAGCGCGGTCACGTGATCGACTGCTGATAGATCGTGAACCCGCTCGCGGCGCAGATGCCGGCGAGGATCCAGAAGCGCAGGATGATCTTCGTCTCCGACCACCCGAGGATCTCGAAGTGGTGGTGGATCGGGGCCATCAGGAAGATCCGCTTGCGGAAGGTCTGGAAGCTGAAGACCTGGATGAGGACGCTCAGCGCCTCGACCACGAAGATCCCGCCGAGCAGCACGAGCAGCTCCTCGGTCTTCGTCATCACCGCGAGGCCGGCGATGACGCCGCCCAGGCCGAGCGACCCCGTGTCGCCCATGAAGATCGTCGCCGGGAACGCGTTGAACCACAGGAAGCCGACGCAGGCGCCGATGACGCAGCCGGTCAGCAGGGCGAGGTCCTCCTGGCCCTGGGTGATCCACGTGATCCCGATGTAGGCGAACAGGACGATCGCCGCGCAGCCCGCCGCCAGGCCGTCGAGGCCGTCGGTGAGGTTCACCGCGTTCGTCGTCCCCGCGACCACGAGGTAGATGAACAGCGGGTAGAAGACGCCGAGGTCGATCGTCGCGTCGATCGTGCGCAGGCGCAGCGTGTCGTCCAGGCCGGCCTGCTGCGTGGCGATCCACCACAGCCCGAGCGCGACCACGACCTGGCCCAGGAGCTTGTAGCGGCCGCTGAGGCCGAGCGAGCGGCGCCGGAAGATCTTCGTCGCGTCGTCGGCGAAGCCCAGCAGCGCGCAGGCGATCGCCGCCCCGAACACGCCCACGGACCGCCAGTCGTAGTCTGAGAGCAGCAGGAACGGGACCGAGATCGCCGTGAAGATGATGATCCCGCCCATCGTCGGCGTGCCGGCCTTCTCGTGGTGGCGCGCCGGGCCCTCCTCGCGGATGTGCTGGCCGAACTGGCGCACCCGCAGCGCCTCGATGAACTTCGGCGAGAGGAAGATGCAGATGAGCAGGGACGCCGTCCCGGCGATGAGGATCTCCCCCATCAGGCGATCGCCTCGACGACGGCCTCGAGGCCCACGCCGCGGGAGGCCTTGACCAGGACGGTGTCGCCCTCGCGCAGGAGCGTCGGGACCAGCCGGGCGGCCGCGGCGGCGTCGTCGACCTGGGCGTCGCCGCGCATGGCCGCGGCGCGCGGACCGACGGCGACGAGGACGTCGACGCCGAGCTCGCGGGCGTGGCGGCCGACCTCCTCGTGCAGGCGGCCCTCCTCGGGCCCGAGCTCGAGCATGTCGCCGAGCACCGCGACCTTGCGGCCCGGCGCGGTGGCGGCAAGGTCGTCCAGCGCGGCCCGCATCGACATCGGGTTGGCGTTGTAGCAGTCGTCCACGACGGTCACCCCGCCGCTGGTGGTCCGCCGCTGCCCGCGGCGGCCGCTCAGCGCGACCTCGAGGCGACCCGTCGGCTCGACGCCGACGGCGCGCGCGGCAGCCAGGGCGGCGAGGGCGTTCGTGCGCATGTGGGCGCTGGTGAAGCCGATGTCGAGGCCGTCCGGGAGGTCGCGGACGTCCCCCTCGGGACCGAACGTCGTCCAGACCACGTCGTCGCGCCGGTAGGGCTCGAGCAGCGCCTCGCCGTGCGGGACGACGGCCGTCCCGCCCGTTCGCAGGCCCCCGACCAGCTCGGCCTTCGTGCGGGCGATCGCCTCGATCGAGCCGAGCAGCTCGAGGTGGACCGGCCCGATGTTCGTGATGACGCCGACGTCGGGCTCGGCGATCGTCGCGAGCTCGGCGATCTGGCCGGCGCCGCGCATCGCCATCTCGAGGACGAGGACCTCGGTCCCCGCGGGCGCGCCGAGGACGGTGAGCGGCAGGCCGATCTCCGTGTTGAGGTTCTGGGCGGTGGCCACGACGCTACGGCCCTGCGCGACCATCGCCGCCAGGAGGTCCTTCGTCGACGTCTTGCCCGTCGAGCCGGTGACGCCGACGACCCGCGCGCCCAGCGCCCGGCGCCAGGACGTCGCAAGCCGCTGGAGCGCGGCGAGCGGGTCCGGCGCGGCCAGGACGGCGCCGTCGCCCGGCGCGGCCGCCGCCGCCTCGGCGTGCGCGTCGCCGACCAGGACGCCCCACGCGCCGGCCTCGAGCGCCTGCGGCGCGAACGCGCCGCCATCGACGTTGGCGCCCGGCAGGCCCGCGAAGAGCGCGCCGGCCGTGGCGTCGCGCGAGTCGATGGTCGCGCGGTCGGGCCCGCCGTCGCGCGCGCCGGCGCGGACCAGGCGGGCGCCGCCGGCCTCGGCGACCTGCTCAGGCGACCAGCCGCGCACGCAGCGCCTCCCGGGCGACCTGGACGTCGTCGAAGGGGACCTTCACGCCGCCCGCGAGCTCCTGGCCCTGCTCGTGGCCCTTGCCGGCGACGACCACGACGTCGCCGTCGCGGGCGGCCGCGACGGCGTGGCCGATCGCCTCGCGGCGGTCCTCGACGGCCACGACCTCGCCGCGGGCGCCGGTCGTGCCGGCGAGGACCTCGTCGATGATCGCCCGCGGCTCCTCGCTGCGCGGGTTGTCGCTCGTGACGACGACCACGTCGGCGTGCGCCGCCGCCGCCGCGCCCATGAGCGGGCGCTTGGCGCGGTCGCGGTCGCCGCCGGCGCCGAAGACGACGAGCACGCGGCCGCTGGTGAGCTCCCGCGCGGCGACGAGGACGTTGTCCAGCGCCTCGGGGGTGTGGGCGTAGTCCACGAGCACCGCGAAGCGCTGCCCCTCGTCGACGGGCTCGAAGCGCCCGGGCGCGGTGCGGGCGGTCGGCAGCGCGGCGGCGATGGTGGCGTCGTCGACGCCGAGGGCGCGGGCGGCCGCGACGGCGCCGAGCGCGTTGAGCACG
The DNA window shown above is from Conexibacter sp. SYSU D00693 and carries:
- the murF gene encoding UDP-N-acetylmuramoyl-tripeptide--D-alanyl-D-alanine ligase, encoding MRGWSPEQVAEAGGARLVRAGARDGGPDRATIDSRDATAGALFAGLPGANVDGGAFAPQALEAGAWGVLVGDAHAEAAAAAPGDGAVLAAPDPLAALQRLATSWRRALGARVVGVTGSTGKTSTKDLLAAMVAQGRSVVATAQNLNTEIGLPLTVLGAPAGTEVLVLEMAMRGAGQIAELATIAEPDVGVITNIGPVHLELLGSIEAIARTKAELVGGLRTGGTAVVPHGEALLEPYRRDDVVWTTFGPEGDVRDLPDGLDIGFTSAHMRTNALAALAAARAVGVEPTGRLEVALSGRRGQRRTTSGGVTVVDDCYNANPMSMRAALDDLAATAPGRKVAVLGDMLELGPEEGRLHEEVGRHARELGVDVLVAVGPRAAAMRGDAQVDDAAAAARLVPTLLREGDTVLVKASRGVGLEAVVEAIA
- a CDS encoding glycosyltransferase, which translates into the protein MPALAVADALRAEADVRVVFVGGERAEAQLVPEAGYELRRVRVEGISRSNPLKAARAVLRAGGAVAACSRLLGELRPAAVMGGGGYVAGVAGAAAVRRRVPLVLTEADSHLGVSNRLLARWARRVCLAFPIAGLEGERFRVLGRPVPAPQTDVGAARARFGLAADDTCVLVFGGSLGARSINEAAVEGLAGADFKVLHACGRRDFALLRSRLGDPPPAGYDLRDYIAPFGDALAACDLVVARAGGSIFEVAAHAKPAVLVPYPHATADHQTANARWMVDAGAAVLVPDAELDAARLRTEVEALLADPARLLAMGAASGALARPYAARDIAREVLRAAGLR
- the ftsW gene encoding putative lipid II flippase FtsW, which produces MGFRRRPAAEQTVEERILLTAILCLLAAGAVMVFSASSARSVLSEQGDGTHYLVQYVLRGTIGLAAMYVVARLDLRLLPKLTGMFLALAFTLLVLVKVPGIGVEINGARRWMGPGPLQFQPSELMKLALVLYCAKLLAERPRRARTPRELVPLAVVAGMAMVLIASQPDLGTALVIAFTTMALLVAAGVPLRILGMASGAGAFAVLLYALSAPYRRDRLMTFLDPWAHAADEGFQSVQGQIALGSGGFFGRGLGESQAKNLFLPEAHTDFILAIVGEEVGVVGVLALLFLYGLLAYAGLRVAKAARGTYAKLVAAGLTSLVLCQATLNVFTVLGLAPLTGVPLPFISYGSTNLIVLLASMGVLLNIARGGHAHLKVVPQGSRRSDRDADDRDRSRRDRGARRAGPRGGRRAAG
- the murD gene encoding UDP-N-acetylmuramoyl-L-alanine--D-glutamate ligase — translated: MTALVVGLARSGAAAARLLRSQGETVLATDRGTPEVDLGPDVELHLATDGVALLDRVDLVVKSPGVPREAPVVVEARRRGIPVLGELEVAWKALGRPVVAVTGTNGKTTTVELLGHVHRTAGIPVVVAGNVGTALSDVVGTLPEDGVAVVECSSFQLEDTVDFSPDAALCLNVQPDHLDRHGTFEDYRGAKARIFANQGPGDVAVVPRELVGMVGGRAQVVLWGEEAEDDLRLDEHGDLRWRGARLMGEDEVRLRGGHNLANAMAAAAVSLARGIELDAVREALRTFAGVPHRLEEVGRVDGVVYVNDSKATNVASTLVALQSFEEPVHLVLGGQGKAQDFGPLRAPTAGCASVHLIGEDAELIREAIGTGELRGDLEHAVAAARAAARPGEVVLLSPACASFDQFADFEARGDAFRAIVSGLS
- the mraY gene encoding phospho-N-acetylmuramoyl-pentapeptide-transferase, with amino-acid sequence MGEILIAGTASLLICIFLSPKFIEALRVRQFGQHIREEGPARHHEKAGTPTMGGIIIFTAISVPFLLLSDYDWRSVGVFGAAIACALLGFADDATKIFRRRSLGLSGRYKLLGQVVVALGLWWIATQQAGLDDTLRLRTIDATIDLGVFYPLFIYLVVAGTTNAVNLTDGLDGLAAGCAAIVLFAYIGITWITQGQEDLALLTGCVIGACVGFLWFNAFPATIFMGDTGSLGLGGVIAGLAVMTKTEELLVLLGGIFVVEALSVLIQVFSFQTFRKRIFLMAPIHHHFEILGWSETKIILRFWILAGICAASGFTIYQQSIT